The following coding sequences are from one Pocillopora verrucosa isolate sample1 chromosome 5, ASM3666991v2, whole genome shotgun sequence window:
- the LOC136281189 gene encoding uncharacterized protein isoform X1, giving the protein MGLSPAFVACLILFSCMSHIQASVLNFGEQKGLHRTQKFKLSIMERETRFYEEVEINEDEQFAHFHVPPHNGLAETDELFDFQMNIAVRRLKGACYVQPLQEDFPKLNALKTGFKKAVNQPPNHKISTISKYWVIGDKFDETSLRRVVREFCDQHPVYRLEEHISDSVSVARERRRRQVTNGNTKNFTVCDNNAMEKLAGKCKADDWTWRCTISLGNCVYFYTCDLNKRKLAIDCSMIKHDYNSLVCCSPACPI; this is encoded by the exons ATG GGACTCTCGCCCGCTTTTGTTGCCTGCCTCATTCTGTTTTCTTGCATGAGTCATATTCAAGCATCCGTG CTTAATTTTGGCGAGCAAAAAGGGCTTCACAGAACACAAAAGTTTAAACTCAGCATCATGGAAAGGGAAACAAGGTTTTACGAGGAAGTTGAAATCAACGAAGATGAGCAGTTTGCTCATTTCCATGTTCCTCCTCATAACGGACTCGCAGAAACTGACGAGCTTTTCGACTTCCAAATG AATATTGCGGTTCGTCGCTTGAAAGGTGCCTGCTACGTGCAGCCTCTGCAAGAAGACTTTCCGAAGCTAAACGCGCTGAAGACAGGTTTCAAGAAG GCTGTAAATCAGCCACCAAATCATAAAATCTCCACCATTTCCAAGTACTGGGTAATTGGCGACAAATTCGATGAGACTTCCCTCAGAAGGGTTGTCAGAGAATTCTGTGATCAACATCCTGTCTACCGTCTGGAGGAACATATAAGTGACTCTGTCTCAGTTGCAAGAG AGAGAAGACGACGTCAAGTGACGAACGGGAACACTAAAAACTTCACAGTTTGTGACAACAACGCAATGGAAAAGTTGGCTGGGAAATGCAAAGCAGATGATTGGACTTGGAGGTGCACGATCAGCTTAGGGAACTGTGTTTATTTCTACACATGTGACCTCAACAAACGAAAACTTGCCATAGATTGTTCAATGATTAAGCACGATTATAATAGTCTAGTGTGTTGTTCTCCCGCCTGCCCAATCTAA
- the LOC136281189 gene encoding uncharacterized protein isoform X2, producing the protein MGLSPAFVACLILFSCMSHIQASVLNFGEQKGLHRTQKFKLSIMERETRFYEEVEINEDEQFAHFHVPPHNGLAETDELFDFQMAVNQPPNHKISTISKYWVIGDKFDETSLRRVVREFCDQHPVYRLEEHISDSVSVARERRRRQVTNGNTKNFTVCDNNAMEKLAGKCKADDWTWRCTISLGNCVYFYTCDLNKRKLAIDCSMIKHDYNSLVCCSPACPI; encoded by the exons ATG GGACTCTCGCCCGCTTTTGTTGCCTGCCTCATTCTGTTTTCTTGCATGAGTCATATTCAAGCATCCGTG CTTAATTTTGGCGAGCAAAAAGGGCTTCACAGAACACAAAAGTTTAAACTCAGCATCATGGAAAGGGAAACAAGGTTTTACGAGGAAGTTGAAATCAACGAAGATGAGCAGTTTGCTCATTTCCATGTTCCTCCTCATAACGGACTCGCAGAAACTGACGAGCTTTTCGACTTCCAAATG GCTGTAAATCAGCCACCAAATCATAAAATCTCCACCATTTCCAAGTACTGGGTAATTGGCGACAAATTCGATGAGACTTCCCTCAGAAGGGTTGTCAGAGAATTCTGTGATCAACATCCTGTCTACCGTCTGGAGGAACATATAAGTGACTCTGTCTCAGTTGCAAGAG AGAGAAGACGACGTCAAGTGACGAACGGGAACACTAAAAACTTCACAGTTTGTGACAACAACGCAATGGAAAAGTTGGCTGGGAAATGCAAAGCAGATGATTGGACTTGGAGGTGCACGATCAGCTTAGGGAACTGTGTTTATTTCTACACATGTGACCTCAACAAACGAAAACTTGCCATAGATTGTTCAATGATTAAGCACGATTATAATAGTCTAGTGTGTTGTTCTCCCGCCTGCCCAATCTAA
- the LOC131786390 gene encoding furin-like protease kpc-1 isoform X2 encodes MFGFSSFTLFLIFFALTETFASEIYTNVWAVKMSGGQPEVEKLALKYDLSYDKHLFDDYHTIKSVKKSGKTLLSSEIDSILHSEPKVEWFMHQKEKKYKLLQINPELHDMWYIKRPEGSNGPNLNVISSWKSGYTGKGIVVGVVDDGVDGSHPELKDNYRWDLSYDYVAGKQVPFGTSVSGHGNNCAGVIAGKRNNDLCGIRIFDDDIKSTDATESAALVHKLENIDIYSNSWGPGDMAWQIEGPGPLTSAALEKGIKEGRNKRGTIYTFAAGNGGITGDSCAYNGYVNSIYTIAINGVNKDGSRPSYAEECPGIMATTYSSDMGGGIVTVDNANGCVNDFGASSAATAIASGLIALTLHTNPNLTWRDVQHIIAHSARAAPGGVWLKQGHWLQNKARFNISKVYGFGLMDAGKMAMLASKWKEVPEQIKCEIEGSDKDIKIPGTVSIEVKDCAVKFLEHVQIRVNLNFSRRGDLSLKLRAPSDTTSPMTRERRIDNFTGFRNLTDWIITSLFHWGEDPTGRWELKTDDFDKRYPSSGQLHSWSLILYGTSSDPLKSELRSEIDSTRAIPPEKPKLSTQPMGKVTPTVQPSSTAKPTKGQLHSWSLTLYGTSSDPLKLELRGEIDSTRVIPPEKPKLSTQSMETVTPTEQPSSTAKPTKGQLHSWSLILYSTSSDPLKSELRSEIDTTRAIPPEKPKLSTQPMETVTPTAQPSSTAKPTKAPWKKIVISIGLVVPAILIPFVVR; translated from the exons ATGTTTGGGTTCTCAAGCTTCACTctgtttcttatattttttgcTCTGACAGAAACTTTTGCCAGTGAGATTTACACGAATGTCTGGGCCGTAAAAATGAGTGGTGGTCAACCAGAAGTCGAGAAGTTAGCCTTGAAGTACGACCTATCTTACGACAAACAT CTCTTTGATGACTATCATACGataaaaagtgtgaaaaagtCTGGGAAGACCTTGCTATCATCAGAAATTGACAGCATTTTGCATTCTGAGCCAAAG gTTGAATGGTTTATgcatcagaaagagaaaaagtataaACTATTACAGATAAACCCAGAACTTCATGATATGTGGTATATt AAAAGACCTGAGGGATCTAATGGACCAAATCTCAATGTCATTTCCTCTTGGAAATCTGGTTATACAGGAAAAGGAATTGTGGTGGGAGTTGTTGATGATGGAGTCGATGGCAGTCATCCTGAACTAAAAGACAACTAT AGATGGGATTTGAGTTACGATTATGTGGCTGGCAAACAGGTGCCATTTGGAACATCAGTATCAGG acATGGTAATAATTGTGCAGGTGTCATAGCTGGAAAACGCAATAATGATTTATGTG GCATTCGAATTTTTGATGATGACATTAAGTCAACTGATGCAACAGAATCTGCAGCCTTGGTGCACAAGCTAGAAAATATTGACATATACTCCAATAGCTGGGGACCTGGGGACATGGCATGGCAAATAGAGGGTCCTGGACCGCTGACCAGTGCAGCCTTAGAAAAAGGCATTAAAGAG GGTCGTAATAAACGAGGTACCATCTACACGTTTGCAGCTGGAAATGGTGGTATAACAGGAGACAGCTGTGCCTACAATGGTTATGTGAATAGTATTTACACCATCGCCATCAACGGTGTCAATAAAGATGGATCCCGTCCCAGCTACGCAGAAGAATGTCCTGGAATCATGGCCACCACGTACAGTAGTGACATGGGTGGAGGAATT GTAACTGTTGATAACGCAAACGGTTGTGTCAATGATTTTGGAGCTTCGTCAGCGGCTACTGCCATTGCATCAGGACTGATAGCACTGACCCTACATACAAA CCCCAACTTAACGTGGCGTGACGTCCAACACATCATAGCCCACAGCGCAAGAGCAGCGCCTGGTGGAGTCTGGCTCAAACAAGGTCATTGGCTGCAAAACAAAGCAAGGTTTAACATCAGCAAGGTTTATGGCTTTGGGCTTATGGACGCTGGTAAGATGGCGATGTTAGCAAGTAAATGGAAGGAGGTGCCAGAGCAGATAAAATGCGAGATCGAAGGCAGTGATAAAGACAT aaaaatcccAGGAACGGTTTCAATAGAAGTGAAAGATTGTGCAGTTAAATTTCTGGAGCACGTGCAGATCAGAGTCAATCTTAATTTCTCTCGCCGTGGCGACTTGTCCCTAAAGCTGAGAGCACCAAGCGACACAACATCTCCAATGACTCGAGAGCGGCGCATAGACAACTTCACAGGATTCAGAAACTTAACTGACTGGATTATTACATCTCTTTTTCACTGGGGAGAAGACCCGACTGGCAGATGGGAGCTAAAAACTGATGATTTTGACAAGCGATATCCAAGTTCAG GTCAACTTCACAGCTGgtccttgatattgtatggcaCTTCTTCAGATCCACTTAAATCAGAACTTAGGAGCGAAATAGATTCGACACGTGCTATACCTCCTGAGAAACCCAAACTTTCAACGCAGCCAATGGGAAAAGTCACCCCAACTGTACAACCCTCGTCAACAGCCAAACCAACCAAAG GTCAACTTCACAGCTGGTCCTTGACATTGTATGGCACTTCTTCAGATCCACTTAAATTAGAACTTAGGGGCGAAATAGATTCGACACGTGTTATACCCCCTGAGAAACCCAAACTTTCAACGCAGTCAATGGAAACAGTCACCCCAACTGAACAACCCTCGTCAACAGCCAAACCAACCAAAG GTCAACTTCATAGCTGGTCCTTGATATTGTACAGCACTTCTTCAGATCCACTTAAATCAGAACTTAGGAGCGAAATAGATACGACACGTGCTATACCTCCTGAGAAACCCAAACTTTCAACGCAGCCAATGGAAACAGTCACCCCAACTGCACAACCCTCGTCAACAGCCAAACCAACCAAAG CACCATGGAAGAAAATTGTGATATCCATCGGATTGGTTGTACCTGCGATATTAATACCGTTTGTTGTGCGCTGA
- the LOC131786390 gene encoding furin-like protease kpc-1 isoform X1 yields the protein MFGFSSFTLFLIFFALTETFASEIYTNVWAVKMSGGQPEVEKLALKYDLSYDKHLFDDYHTIKSVKKSGKTLLSSEIDSILHSEPKVEWFMHQKEKKYKLLQINPELHDMWYIKRPEGSNGPNLNVISSWKSGYTGKGIVVGVVDDGVDGSHPELKDNYRWDLSYDYVAGKQVPFGTSVSGHGNNCAGVIAGKRNNDLCGVGIAYEANITGIRIFDDDIKSTDATESAALVHKLENIDIYSNSWGPGDMAWQIEGPGPLTSAALEKGIKEGRNKRGTIYTFAAGNGGITGDSCAYNGYVNSIYTIAINGVNKDGSRPSYAEECPGIMATTYSSDMGGGIVTVDNANGCVNDFGASSAATAIASGLIALTLHTNPNLTWRDVQHIIAHSARAAPGGVWLKQGHWLQNKARFNISKVYGFGLMDAGKMAMLASKWKEVPEQIKCEIEGSDKDIKIPGTVSIEVKDCAVKFLEHVQIRVNLNFSRRGDLSLKLRAPSDTTSPMTRERRIDNFTGFRNLTDWIITSLFHWGEDPTGRWELKTDDFDKRYPSSGQLHSWSLILYGTSSDPLKSELRSEIDSTRAIPPEKPKLSTQPMGKVTPTVQPSSTAKPTKGQLHSWSLTLYGTSSDPLKLELRGEIDSTRVIPPEKPKLSTQSMETVTPTEQPSSTAKPTKGQLHSWSLILYSTSSDPLKSELRSEIDTTRAIPPEKPKLSTQPMETVTPTAQPSSTAKPTKAPWKKIVISIGLVVPAILIPFVVR from the exons ATGTTTGGGTTCTCAAGCTTCACTctgtttcttatattttttgcTCTGACAGAAACTTTTGCCAGTGAGATTTACACGAATGTCTGGGCCGTAAAAATGAGTGGTGGTCAACCAGAAGTCGAGAAGTTAGCCTTGAAGTACGACCTATCTTACGACAAACAT CTCTTTGATGACTATCATACGataaaaagtgtgaaaaagtCTGGGAAGACCTTGCTATCATCAGAAATTGACAGCATTTTGCATTCTGAGCCAAAG gTTGAATGGTTTATgcatcagaaagagaaaaagtataaACTATTACAGATAAACCCAGAACTTCATGATATGTGGTATATt AAAAGACCTGAGGGATCTAATGGACCAAATCTCAATGTCATTTCCTCTTGGAAATCTGGTTATACAGGAAAAGGAATTGTGGTGGGAGTTGTTGATGATGGAGTCGATGGCAGTCATCCTGAACTAAAAGACAACTAT AGATGGGATTTGAGTTACGATTATGTGGCTGGCAAACAGGTGCCATTTGGAACATCAGTATCAGG acATGGTAATAATTGTGCAGGTGTCATAGCTGGAAAACGCAATAATGATTTATGTGGTGTGGGAATCGCTTATGAAGCTAACATTACGG GCATTCGAATTTTTGATGATGACATTAAGTCAACTGATGCAACAGAATCTGCAGCCTTGGTGCACAAGCTAGAAAATATTGACATATACTCCAATAGCTGGGGACCTGGGGACATGGCATGGCAAATAGAGGGTCCTGGACCGCTGACCAGTGCAGCCTTAGAAAAAGGCATTAAAGAG GGTCGTAATAAACGAGGTACCATCTACACGTTTGCAGCTGGAAATGGTGGTATAACAGGAGACAGCTGTGCCTACAATGGTTATGTGAATAGTATTTACACCATCGCCATCAACGGTGTCAATAAAGATGGATCCCGTCCCAGCTACGCAGAAGAATGTCCTGGAATCATGGCCACCACGTACAGTAGTGACATGGGTGGAGGAATT GTAACTGTTGATAACGCAAACGGTTGTGTCAATGATTTTGGAGCTTCGTCAGCGGCTACTGCCATTGCATCAGGACTGATAGCACTGACCCTACATACAAA CCCCAACTTAACGTGGCGTGACGTCCAACACATCATAGCCCACAGCGCAAGAGCAGCGCCTGGTGGAGTCTGGCTCAAACAAGGTCATTGGCTGCAAAACAAAGCAAGGTTTAACATCAGCAAGGTTTATGGCTTTGGGCTTATGGACGCTGGTAAGATGGCGATGTTAGCAAGTAAATGGAAGGAGGTGCCAGAGCAGATAAAATGCGAGATCGAAGGCAGTGATAAAGACAT aaaaatcccAGGAACGGTTTCAATAGAAGTGAAAGATTGTGCAGTTAAATTTCTGGAGCACGTGCAGATCAGAGTCAATCTTAATTTCTCTCGCCGTGGCGACTTGTCCCTAAAGCTGAGAGCACCAAGCGACACAACATCTCCAATGACTCGAGAGCGGCGCATAGACAACTTCACAGGATTCAGAAACTTAACTGACTGGATTATTACATCTCTTTTTCACTGGGGAGAAGACCCGACTGGCAGATGGGAGCTAAAAACTGATGATTTTGACAAGCGATATCCAAGTTCAG GTCAACTTCACAGCTGgtccttgatattgtatggcaCTTCTTCAGATCCACTTAAATCAGAACTTAGGAGCGAAATAGATTCGACACGTGCTATACCTCCTGAGAAACCCAAACTTTCAACGCAGCCAATGGGAAAAGTCACCCCAACTGTACAACCCTCGTCAACAGCCAAACCAACCAAAG GTCAACTTCACAGCTGGTCCTTGACATTGTATGGCACTTCTTCAGATCCACTTAAATTAGAACTTAGGGGCGAAATAGATTCGACACGTGTTATACCCCCTGAGAAACCCAAACTTTCAACGCAGTCAATGGAAACAGTCACCCCAACTGAACAACCCTCGTCAACAGCCAAACCAACCAAAG GTCAACTTCATAGCTGGTCCTTGATATTGTACAGCACTTCTTCAGATCCACTTAAATCAGAACTTAGGAGCGAAATAGATACGACACGTGCTATACCTCCTGAGAAACCCAAACTTTCAACGCAGCCAATGGAAACAGTCACCCCAACTGCACAACCCTCGTCAACAGCCAAACCAACCAAAG CACCATGGAAGAAAATTGTGATATCCATCGGATTGGTTGTACCTGCGATATTAATACCGTTTGTTGTGCGCTGA
- the LOC131786390 gene encoding furin-like protease kpc-1 isoform X3: MHQKEKKYKLLQINPELHDMWYIKRPEGSNGPNLNVISSWKSGYTGKGIVVGVVDDGVDGSHPELKDNYRWDLSYDYVAGKQVPFGTSVSGHGNNCAGVIAGKRNNDLCGVGIAYEANITGIRIFDDDIKSTDATESAALVHKLENIDIYSNSWGPGDMAWQIEGPGPLTSAALEKGIKEGRNKRGTIYTFAAGNGGITGDSCAYNGYVNSIYTIAINGVNKDGSRPSYAEECPGIMATTYSSDMGGGIVTVDNANGCVNDFGASSAATAIASGLIALTLHTNPNLTWRDVQHIIAHSARAAPGGVWLKQGHWLQNKARFNISKVYGFGLMDAGKMAMLASKWKEVPEQIKCEIEGSDKDIKIPGTVSIEVKDCAVKFLEHVQIRVNLNFSRRGDLSLKLRAPSDTTSPMTRERRIDNFTGFRNLTDWIITSLFHWGEDPTGRWELKTDDFDKRYPSSGQLHSWSLILYGTSSDPLKSELRSEIDSTRAIPPEKPKLSTQPMGKVTPTVQPSSTAKPTKGQLHSWSLTLYGTSSDPLKLELRGEIDSTRVIPPEKPKLSTQSMETVTPTEQPSSTAKPTKGQLHSWSLILYSTSSDPLKSELRSEIDTTRAIPPEKPKLSTQPMETVTPTAQPSSTAKPTKAPWKKIVISIGLVVPAILIPFVVR, from the exons ATgcatcagaaagagaaaaagtataaACTATTACAGATAAACCCAGAACTTCATGATATGTGGTATATt AAAAGACCTGAGGGATCTAATGGACCAAATCTCAATGTCATTTCCTCTTGGAAATCTGGTTATACAGGAAAAGGAATTGTGGTGGGAGTTGTTGATGATGGAGTCGATGGCAGTCATCCTGAACTAAAAGACAACTAT AGATGGGATTTGAGTTACGATTATGTGGCTGGCAAACAGGTGCCATTTGGAACATCAGTATCAGG acATGGTAATAATTGTGCAGGTGTCATAGCTGGAAAACGCAATAATGATTTATGTGGTGTGGGAATCGCTTATGAAGCTAACATTACGG GCATTCGAATTTTTGATGATGACATTAAGTCAACTGATGCAACAGAATCTGCAGCCTTGGTGCACAAGCTAGAAAATATTGACATATACTCCAATAGCTGGGGACCTGGGGACATGGCATGGCAAATAGAGGGTCCTGGACCGCTGACCAGTGCAGCCTTAGAAAAAGGCATTAAAGAG GGTCGTAATAAACGAGGTACCATCTACACGTTTGCAGCTGGAAATGGTGGTATAACAGGAGACAGCTGTGCCTACAATGGTTATGTGAATAGTATTTACACCATCGCCATCAACGGTGTCAATAAAGATGGATCCCGTCCCAGCTACGCAGAAGAATGTCCTGGAATCATGGCCACCACGTACAGTAGTGACATGGGTGGAGGAATT GTAACTGTTGATAACGCAAACGGTTGTGTCAATGATTTTGGAGCTTCGTCAGCGGCTACTGCCATTGCATCAGGACTGATAGCACTGACCCTACATACAAA CCCCAACTTAACGTGGCGTGACGTCCAACACATCATAGCCCACAGCGCAAGAGCAGCGCCTGGTGGAGTCTGGCTCAAACAAGGTCATTGGCTGCAAAACAAAGCAAGGTTTAACATCAGCAAGGTTTATGGCTTTGGGCTTATGGACGCTGGTAAGATGGCGATGTTAGCAAGTAAATGGAAGGAGGTGCCAGAGCAGATAAAATGCGAGATCGAAGGCAGTGATAAAGACAT aaaaatcccAGGAACGGTTTCAATAGAAGTGAAAGATTGTGCAGTTAAATTTCTGGAGCACGTGCAGATCAGAGTCAATCTTAATTTCTCTCGCCGTGGCGACTTGTCCCTAAAGCTGAGAGCACCAAGCGACACAACATCTCCAATGACTCGAGAGCGGCGCATAGACAACTTCACAGGATTCAGAAACTTAACTGACTGGATTATTACATCTCTTTTTCACTGGGGAGAAGACCCGACTGGCAGATGGGAGCTAAAAACTGATGATTTTGACAAGCGATATCCAAGTTCAG GTCAACTTCACAGCTGgtccttgatattgtatggcaCTTCTTCAGATCCACTTAAATCAGAACTTAGGAGCGAAATAGATTCGACACGTGCTATACCTCCTGAGAAACCCAAACTTTCAACGCAGCCAATGGGAAAAGTCACCCCAACTGTACAACCCTCGTCAACAGCCAAACCAACCAAAG GTCAACTTCACAGCTGGTCCTTGACATTGTATGGCACTTCTTCAGATCCACTTAAATTAGAACTTAGGGGCGAAATAGATTCGACACGTGTTATACCCCCTGAGAAACCCAAACTTTCAACGCAGTCAATGGAAACAGTCACCCCAACTGAACAACCCTCGTCAACAGCCAAACCAACCAAAG GTCAACTTCATAGCTGGTCCTTGATATTGTACAGCACTTCTTCAGATCCACTTAAATCAGAACTTAGGAGCGAAATAGATACGACACGTGCTATACCTCCTGAGAAACCCAAACTTTCAACGCAGCCAATGGAAACAGTCACCCCAACTGCACAACCCTCGTCAACAGCCAAACCAACCAAAG CACCATGGAAGAAAATTGTGATATCCATCGGATTGGTTGTACCTGCGATATTAATACCGTTTGTTGTGCGCTGA
- the LOC136281238 gene encoding uncharacterized protein, whose product MGLSPAFVACFILFSCMSHIQASVLNFAVQKGLHGSQKFKLSIMERETRFYEEVEINEDEQFAHFHVPPHNGLAETDELFDFQMNVAVRRLKGACYVQPMQEDFPKLNALKTGFKKAVNQPPNHKISTISKYWVIGDKVDETSLRRVVREFCDQHPVYRLEEHISDSVSVARERRRRQVTIGLGLARNFTVCDENAIDRVVAQCPPNDWTWKCTINLGNCIYFFTCELAIRKRTVDCTMIKHEYDSIVCCNPSCKTGN is encoded by the exons ATG GGACTCTCGCCCGCTTTTGTTGCCTGCTTCATTCTGTTTTCTTGCATGAGTCATATTCAAGCATCCGTG CTTAATTTTGCCGTGCAAAAAGGGCTTCACGGATCACAAAAGTTTAAACTCAGCATCATGGAAAGGGAAACAAGGTTTTACGAGGAAGTTGAAATCAACGAAGATGAGCAGTTTGCTCATTTCCATGTTCCTCCTCATAACGGACTCGCAGAAACTGACGAGCTTTTCGACTTCCAAATG AATGTTGCGGTTCGTCGCTTGAAAGGTGCCTGCTACGTGCAGCCTATGCAAGAAGACTTTCCGAAGCTAAACGCGCTGAAGACAGGTTTCAAGAAG GCTGTAAACCAGCCACCAAATCATAAAATCTCCACCATTTCCAAGTACTGGGTAATTGGCGACAAAGTCGATGAGACTTCCCTCAGAAGGGTTGTCAGAGAATTCTGTGATCAACATCCTGTCTATCGTCTGGAGGAACATATAAGTGACTCTGTGTCAGTTGCAAGAG AGAGAAGACGACGTCAAGTGACGATCGGATTAGGGCTCGCTCGAAACTTCACCGTTTGTGATGAAAACGCTATCGATAGGGTGGTTGCGCAGTGCCCACCAAATGATTGGACTTGGAAGTGCACGATCAACTTGGGCAactgtatatattttttcacatgtgaACTCGCGATACGTAAACGTACCGTGGACTGTACAATGATTAAGCACGAGTATGATAGTATAGTGTGTTGTAATCCTAGCTGCAAGACAGGTAATTAA